A region of Methanomassiliicoccus luminyensis B10 DNA encodes the following proteins:
- a CDS encoding RAD55 family ATPase, whose amino-acid sequence MRDVANSVPSGVADFDSIIKGGFPPGSVVLLVGEPGAGQTEFALTSAAKLCMAKERPESRPFMLGRAKDAKLPDKICYITFSRSRDEVLQEIKSAFNDEFYDAFDRNVQFKDFSDAYFRRTVVPRSWAGESSSIFSSGPQDNVLESLVNYLDENAPGSMIIIDSLTDLVVSANIEITDLVAVLRGMQRVSKKWGGVVYLVLTDNVLDERKQRMLEDSVDGSLFFEWSRLGNSSKRQRYLYVEKFISLLPHLEKERIARFATVVTAQSGLVVIDTERIG is encoded by the coding sequence ATGCGAGACGTAGCTAACAGCGTGCCTTCTGGAGTGGCCGACTTCGATTCGATCATAAAGGGAGGGTTCCCTCCCGGTTCCGTGGTCCTGCTGGTGGGCGAGCCGGGCGCGGGGCAGACCGAGTTCGCCCTGACCTCGGCGGCCAAGCTGTGCATGGCCAAGGAGCGGCCGGAATCGAGACCGTTCATGCTGGGCCGGGCCAAGGACGCCAAGCTGCCCGACAAGATATGCTACATCACCTTCTCCCGCTCCAGGGACGAGGTGCTCCAGGAGATCAAGAGCGCCTTCAATGACGAGTTCTACGACGCCTTCGATCGCAACGTCCAGTTCAAGGACTTCTCCGACGCATACTTCCGCAGGACGGTGGTCCCGCGCTCCTGGGCGGGCGAGTCCAGCTCGATATTCTCTTCGGGCCCCCAGGACAATGTGCTGGAGTCCCTGGTGAACTATCTCGATGAGAACGCCCCCGGCTCGATGATCATCATCGATTCCCTCACCGATCTGGTGGTCAGCGCGAACATCGAGATCACCGACCTGGTGGCGGTGCTCCGGGGAATGCAAAGGGTCTCCAAGAAGTGGGGCGGGGTGGTGTACCTGGTCCTGACCGACAACGTCCTGGACGAGAGGAAGCAGCGCATGCTGGAGGACTCCGTGGACGGCTCCCTGTTCTTCGAATGGAGCCGCCTCGGCAACTCGTCCAAGCGGCAGAGGTACCTCTACGTGGAGAAGTTCATCTCCCTCCTCCCTCACCTGGAAAAGGAACGCATCGCGAGGTTCGCGACAGTGGTCACGGCCCAAAGCGGGCTGGTGGTCATCGATACCGAAAGGATAGGATGA
- a CDS encoding KaiC domain-containing protein translates to MDRVKTGIEGLDEMLEGGLPRSQAVVVMGSFGTGKTTFGLQFINQGLKEGEKGIFISLEEDQESIIGNARSYGWDLRPYIDQKKLAIVKLEPTDAKTTIARVKSELPEFIKGFGASRIVLDSVSLLNLLFDSDHDKRSNLFTLIQMIKRTGATCLMTAEVADDNPNASRDGLVEYAVDGVIALRYEELKERSEIQLTVRVMKMRRIQHSRRVKPYAITGRGIEVHAAAEAF, encoded by the coding sequence ATGGACAGGGTGAAGACCGGAATAGAGGGCCTGGATGAGATGCTTGAGGGGGGGCTCCCCAGATCGCAGGCGGTGGTGGTGATGGGGTCGTTCGGGACCGGAAAGACCACCTTCGGGCTGCAGTTCATCAACCAGGGCCTCAAGGAAGGGGAGAAAGGCATATTCATAAGCCTGGAGGAGGACCAGGAATCCATCATCGGCAACGCGCGGTCCTATGGGTGGGACCTCCGGCCCTACATTGACCAGAAGAAGCTGGCGATCGTGAAGCTGGAACCGACCGACGCCAAGACCACCATTGCCAGGGTGAAGAGCGAGCTCCCCGAGTTCATCAAGGGCTTTGGGGCCTCCCGCATAGTGCTCGATTCGGTGTCGCTGCTGAACCTTCTGTTCGATAGCGACCACGACAAGCGGTCCAACCTGTTCACCCTGATCCAGATGATAAAAAGGACCGGGGCCACCTGCCTCATGACCGCTGAGGTCGCCGACGACAATCCCAACGCCTCCCGGGACGGCCTGGTGGAGTACGCTGTGGACGGCGTCATCGCCCTGCGCTACGAGGAGCTGAAGGAGAGGTCGGAGATCCAGCTCACCGTCAGGGTGATGAAGATGCGGCGCATCCAGCATTCACGGAGGGTCAAGCCGTACGCCATCACCGGCCGGGGCATCGAGGTCCACGCCGCCGCCGAGGCGTTCTGA